The Scleropages formosus chromosome 11, fSclFor1.1, whole genome shotgun sequence genome window below encodes:
- the LOC114911893 gene encoding uncharacterized protein LOC114911893: MDMSLPLPSSCAREQWNYLSSESELDSISSPETISPSSCMDFNFSSSCHPAISVTTSCSTHSETAETPGASSQHNQGAAPPAGKVTKPRLKNPSKRRQSASEKEKLRMRDLTKALHHLRTYLPPSVAPVGQTLTKIETLRLTIRYISHLSEQLGLSEEILSQRTKSAQSQGCCPHSSAPGYQGGVQEWRPHAQQQPDPFTPRCSPQLPKLDHCMYATVLRSPVQNDLFSTGSDSILQLPCSTVPSQPSQVYSKGFHCDTVAHDFWILEQALQ, translated from the exons ATGGACATGTCTCTTCCTCTGCCCAGTAGCTGTGCACGGGAGCAGTGGAACTATCTGAGCTCTGAGTCAGAGCTGGACAGCATATCTTCTCCTGAGACCATATCCCCAAGCTCCTGCATGGACTTCAACTTCTCCTCCTCGTGTCATCCCGCCATCTCGGTCACGACCTCATGCTCGACTCACTCGGAGACAGCTGAGACGCCCGGCGCCTCGTCTCAGCACAACCAAGGAGCTGCTCCGCCTGCAGGTAAGGTGACGAAGCCCAGGCTGAAGAACCCTAGCAAGCGGAGGCAGAGTGCCAGCGAGAAGGAGAAGCTGAGGATGAGGGACCTGACCAAAGCCCTCCATCACCTCCGCACATACCTCCCTCCCTCAGTAGCTCCTGTCGGGCAGACCCTGACCAAGATCGAGACCCTTCGCCTCACCATCCGCTACATCTCCCACCTGTCAGAGCAGCTGGGCCTCAGCGAGGAGATCCTCTCCCAGAGAACTAAATCAGCGCAGAGTCAGGGCTGCTGTCCGCACAGCTCAGCGCCAGGGTACCAGGGAGGAGTTCAGGAATGGAGACCCCATGCGCAGCAGCAGCCGGATCCATTTACACCCCGCTGTTCCCCGCAGCTCCCCAAACTGGACCACTGCATGTATGCAACTGTGCTGAGATCACCTGTGCAGAATGATCTCTTCAGCACAGGCTCAGATTCCATTCTGCAGCTCCCCTGTTCCACAGTACCTTCACAGCCATCTCAG GTATACAGCAAAGGCTTCCACTGTGACACTGTTGCACATGACTTTTGGATTTTGGAGCAAGCTTTACAATAA
- the LOC114911894 gene encoding mesoderm posterior protein 2-like, translating to MDCLLPQLLHREDERLPFDCEALLEEVCTSLEAGYRSVCSSLSPASSSDSDCFSPLGLRRGAGQDADYPAAEQCALQEKIPLLTVKENRRSRSKYPGKKRQSASEREKLRMRDLTKALHHLRTYLPPWVAPAGQTLTKIETLRLTIRYISHLSEQLGLGEEILSMRTPDGFSLSLTAPRDTTQNLYRASPRAVEERGAACLSFCPHLPSENFSGQSMSHQNPSGTLYPAVSQNCCVPKLQNTSYGYF from the exons ATGGACTGCCTTCTTCCGCAGCTCCTGCACCGCGAGGACGAGCGCCTGCCCTTCGACTGCGAGGCTCTGCTGGAGGAAGTGTGCACCAGTCTGGAAGCGGGCTACCGCAGTGTCTGCAGCAGCCTCTCGCCGGCCTCCTCCAGCGACTCCGACTGCTTCTCCCCCCTGGGCCTCCGGCGGGGAGCCGGACAGGATGCAGACTACCCTGCCGCTGAACAGTGCGCTCTCCAGGAAAAGATACCGCTGCTGACAGTCAAGGAGAACAGAAGGTCCAGGTCCAAGTATCCAGGGAAGAAACGGCAAAGTGCcagcgagagagagaagctGAGGATGAGGGACCTGACCAAAGCCCTCCACCACCTCCGCACCTACCTCCCTCCGTGGGTGGCTCCGGCCGGGCAGACCCTGACCAAGATCGAGACCCTTCGCCTCACCATCCGCTACATCTCCCACCTGTCAGAGCAGCTGGGCCTCGGCGAGGAGATCCTGTCGATGAGAACTCCGGATGGTTTCTCGCTGTCCCTCACGGCCCCTCGGGACACCACGCAGAACCTGTACCGGGCATCTCCCCGTGCCGTGGAAGAGCGGGGAGCCGCGTGTCTCTCATTTTGCCCACATCTACCCTCTGAGAATTTCTCCGGTCAGTCAATGTCACATCAG aatcCCAGTGGCACCTTGTATCCCGCTGTCTCACAGAACTGCTGCGTCCCAAAACTGCAAAACACCTCCTATGGATATTTTTGA